TTGTTAATGGTTATTGCATTTTCTATCCTCGATGTACATTTTCAGCTATGTTTGCTACATAATCTTCAAAAAAGTAATTTATGAATATGGTTCttatatatctttttatttcagaatttaaaatttgttgTTCGTTTCTGTTTAGTCATGAAAAATTGGAACTTTATGGCCCTTGTGTTTAGAGCTCTAATGGATTAGACACTTCTAATAATAATCTTACAATGCTACAATATTTTGTATTTGTCTTTGGGATTTGTTTATTTTGTACTATTACAATGTTTGGTACCAGTGTGCCAGTAATTGCGGATCATGGAAATTGGACAAGATTCTACATATGAAAGAATTTTCCTTTTAGCATTAGTGAATACAGGATTAAGctcttaatattattttgtgagGCTAAAAAAGTTGATTCCGACTCTTTAGCAGTGCTAAGTAGACCAACCAGAAGCAATGCATTGTATGTTTTTGATAAATTGTGATATTCTGCAGGAGCAGAGTTGTTCAAAACAAGCTTCTATTTCAGCTGCAAGCAAGCAGAATGAAACAAGGATTGAATCTATTCCTGACTGCGTAGAAATACCTAGCGATGGAACTGATGTTTGGGAAATTGATACAGatcatttaaaatttgaaaataaagttGCGTCCGGATCATATGGTGATTTGTAAGTCATCTTTTGAAAACTgcttttgcatattttgtaaAGTTTCGCTTGATTTACCTTTTAACCACTTCAGGTACAGAGGCACATATTGTAGTCAGGAAGTTGCCATCAAAATCCTCAAGCCTGAGCGTGTCAGTGCAGAAATGCTTAGAGAGTTCTCTCAAGAAGTTTATATAATGAGGTTTGTCATAATGCTTGAGAGAAGTGTGAGCTGCCATTTCTAAATATTGTTCTTTATGTACTTGATTAGGTCTTTTATGCTttgatatttgaaaaaaaaaaaagataataaaagccAAAAAAACACATTTTAGATGATGCAATATTTTTCAGATACCTACTCTATTTATCAGTCTTTCTTCAGAGAACTTTGGCAGGGTGAACCCTCATTGtgcttaatttttatgaatactGTAACTTTAGAATAAATGGTAGTATACTTTTCTACCAATAGGGGAAAAGGAGTCCATCACCTGTGACGGTCCTGAAGGGGATTCATTGGACCCAAACTTTCATATTCTTGTATGTTGTGTTGCATTCTTTACCTATTCGCAAATGAGGCATCTTCTTGCTTTTCATTCCATGAGAAAATTCTGGTCTATGCTTGCTTCTATTTTCGTTGTTCCTTTGTTTTCTGCAGTTACTTATTTGGGTTGCACTTTGCAGGAAAATTCGGCATAAGAATGTTGTACAATTTATAGGTGCATGCACCCGACCTCCAAACTTGTGTATTGTGACTGGTAAGTCTTATTCAATCTTTTACATCTCTAACTTCATGGAAGTTTTAGTTGTAAAAGGCATTTGGCATTTTTGTATATGATTGATACTCTTAAGGAGTTCCTTCCTGTCTTTGCTCTAATGCTCTCCCAAGTCCAACCCTTGACTATCTTCTACCTTTATTAGATATGAACTACGTTGCTGATATAGTGTGAGACTTGGTAGAAATTCTTCCATTCCTATTTCTATCGTATCTAATCAACATTTCATATCCATTTTTTTAGGATGTCATGGCCTTACATTCTGTTTGCTAATAATTACCTTTTGATGCTAAATTTCTTATTTATCAGAGTTCATGGCTAGAGGAAGTATATATGATTTTCTTCATAAACAGAAGGGTGTATTTAAGCTTTCATCCTTAATCAAAGTAGCAACTGATGTGTCCAGGGGAATGAATTACCTTcaccaaaataatataattcacAGAGACCTGAAAACTGCCAATCTTCTGATGGATGAAAATGAAGTAAGAGTTTTTCCTCAAATTATATATCTTTGGATTGCATGATCTTTTTATGTTTACAAGAATTTTTTATTAGTAACttattgattattattatttcttgaTTTGCCCATTTAGAAAATTTGTCATCATCGATTTTGCATTTAGAACTACACTTGATAGAAATCCAGTTGGCAGTAGCGTGTAATTGTACAAGTAAACATGTGTTATAGCCTGGTAGGTGATAACATTTCAACAGTATGTGGATTGGTTGGTTCTCCATGCTGGAAATTGATGAAAATATTTCCCATGCTGGAAATTGATGAAAATATTTCTTGTGAATAAATTCTATTTCTTATATAGATGAGAGTGAAAATAGATGCAAGTGCACTACATTTACTGGATAAAGTAAATGCACCTTATGCTACAGGTTGTTAAGGTCGCTGATTTTGGGGTTGCCAGAGTGCAAACTCAATCTGGAGTAATGACAGCTGAAACCGGAACATACCGTTGGATGGCTCCTGAGGTATGCTTGACTTAACTTTCTCGTGAGTGTTCTTTGCTGACTGTAATTTGCAACTTCCGTGGGATATCTGGTCTTCCATTCTGAAGTAGTTTATTAACTATCAATTTTTCATGCTCCATTTGTAAAACAAAATTGTACGATGACTTGCAAAAATGACGTACAACCAAAACAATGAGAACAAAAGAAACAATTTGTGGGGAAAATTGATAGTTCCTATTCAATCATCAGTATTGACCAGCAAGAGTATACTGGGGTTTGTTTTCTTGCAGAAGAGCAattctaggggtgagcattcggtcggttcggttcaaaatcgaaccgaaccgaaccgaataaaccgaaaaccgaaatttgagtgtttatgaaaatcgatccgaaccgattttggtcagaaaccgaaccgaaccgaaccggtctgattcggttcgattcggttcggtttgatcggtttcgatttttaataatttttttattttttacactttatttttaatattttaaaatttaattaaaatattttaatcttaatatgatttaatttctatatattattgaaaaaacatattattattactaatcggtttggttcggttttttcgatttttttctgatcaaaatcgaaccgaaccgaaccgaaatatataaaaaaccaaatcaaattttcaaatcggtttggttcggtcggttttttcggtttgaaccaaatactgctcacccctaagcAATTCCATTTATACATAGAGAAGTCCAAATAAAACtccaaaatagtaaaaaatttataacaaaACCTAAATAATCAGCATTGCTAAATTCTCTGAGCACTTTTTTGTTGTCCTTACTATCTTATATTTACTTACAGTGGTTTCAATTGTATGAAGGTGATTGAACACAAACCATATGATTACAAGGCAGATGTGTTCAGCTTTGCAATAGTATTATGGGAACTTCTAACAGGAGAAGTAAGCCTGCATTCATTAAGATTTTAAGTGTTATTTTTATATCACTTTTACGTGGTAATTGAATTTTGTTGGGCAGGAttcaattcttttatttaaCAATTTTTTGACTGCAATCTCAGCTTCCTTACTCATATTTGACTCCTTTACAAGCAGCAGTGGGCGTGGTGCAAAAGGTAATATATGTGTTATTTTCACGCTAACCTCGTAACTAAgacaattttcttattttatttgacAATTCAGtttcaactttaatttttaGGGTCTGCGGCCTACTATCCCCAAGAATGCTCATCCAAAACTTGCAGAACTGCTAGAAAGATGCTGGCGGCAAGATCCAAGTCAGAGACCCAACTTCTCTGAAATTATAGATATCCTTAAGCAAATAGCCAAAGAGGTACTGAGCTGCCTATAATTATATTTTGGTCCCATTAAACAGTTCTGAACTTCTTAATTAAATACAGGTAACTAATGATAAGGAAGAGCGACGCAGGGACAAATCATCAGCCGGCTTTTTTTCAGCACTGATAAGGGGTCACCATTAAGTTGGGAGAAAGAAGTTTAGCTGTTAATAATGCATCCATGTGCCAGCAATTTTCCTCCTTGTATTGGGCAATCGCTTTTCTCCATGTCGTTTAAGCTGTGTTTTTCCCCTTCTCTTTGATGCAAGTATGATTTTCTATGTTTTCGGTTCAtgaatttttcctttttcctttttcctttttcctttctcCTTTCTATTTTCTGTCCTCTGGGTTCTCTCCTCGTACTGATCTAATTTGGAAAACGATTGAAACTTGTTGGAAAATCATTTCATAGGTAAATTAGAAGATCTCCATACGATTACTATAACAAATGGGAACCCAAACAAAATTAAGTTGTACATGGATGGAATCCAGTTCATGAGGAATTTTAGATCCTAAATCCCAATTATTCCAAGAGTTTGAGGGAAAAACCATCAATCTTGTGACCAGGAGAGAGTTCCACTTTTAGACGGGGGAAAACCAGGAGGCCAAACTATGGCTATATGGACACCGGTAGAGTTCTCTCTCCGTGCATGCAATGGTGCTAGAAGCTTAGGTGTGTGTGTTTTTTTGCCGTTTTGCTGTCAAAGGTGGTAGTGTAATTAAATTGTATAGATTTTGATTTCAGTTTTTTAGATGTTTATCGAATACTAaacaactttaaaaattaaatttttatttaaaatctgagtcgaattttttattgaattgaaCTTCTGCACTTTTAAGCCTGATTAAAATTTGAGCCGTGTTTATAAGTTATCCGCTAAACTCGCcttataaatacaaaatactGAAAGGTATCATTAAAAAGATTTTCGTTGAAAATCCAACTCTTTGACCCAAGCATAAGAACTGTGGTAGTTGAGAAGAAATCCACAGAAGAAAAGCCTTTGCCATTGTCCCTTACCAGAATGCCCTCTAGGATTAAATCTTCAATCACGAAACCAACCCAATCAAAGGAGAACAAAACTGCAAATTGCAGGATAAAAAAGAGGGATCTCCCCCGAATCTGAAGAAAAAAAAGCCTTTAGTGACTGAATAAAAAGAGAAgacaagaaaggaagaaaataaaacaGTTTCTCCAACTAATTATTATATGGATGTTAGAAAGCTCTCTGAATTGTGTTTGCCGACTAGTATCAATCAATCACATTTGCCAAGGAGCTGGAGTTGCCTTGCTCTAATCCGAACTTGCAGTCGGACAAGTGCCTGCATGCAATGCAGGGCTATACGAGTTTGTTTCCTCACGTACGCCCCTCGAACTAATGCTTGCACTTTCACCAGGCTTCTTAACGCTCGAAATGCTCGTCTAGCCTGTTGAGTTACAAGAACCAGTAAAGTACGTGATCAGTTGATGTGCTTGAAGGAAAGCAAACCTCGGAAAATATAGAAAATTGCAATGGATTAGATAGCGTACAAGATGGCCCCTGAAAATTGCTTGGATCTTCATGGCAGCTAGGTCTTCTTGGGTGAGTTGTTTATTTGAAATCAGTGAAATTTCACTAATCAACTCGACGTAACTGGCAGTTTCATCTGTTTTTGTGCCATCATGAGGGCTGGAGCAAGCATTGGAATCAAGAACAATAGAGTTTGTATGAGATGATGATCTGAAGAATTTTCTTCGGACCATGTCGAACCATTTTCTAGATGTTCTTATTCTTGCCATTTCTATAAGCTATTCTCTGTTTTCTCTTCCCATGGGAAAGTGGGTGATGGCAGATTTAATGTTGTTCTTTGGATCTCAAGTTCCACCTACAAAGAAACCTCTGAAAGAAGACGCGTAAAGGTAAGAAGAGTAAGAGATGTGGGTACCATGTTGTGTCGTTTACTTGGCAAAATGGGAGTCAGAGACTGAAAACGTGGGTGGATCAATTTCTGTGTTTCCAGTTTGAAGTAGTATTCCTTTAACAACCTCTTCAGAGCTTTGCAGTGAGAAAATAATGATTTAACATTTATTTCATGGATAATATTTTGTGGATGTGAGGCCTGCCCAACATCTACCTTCTTTgagaaagataaataaataaataagggaATTTGAagatgatataaaaaaaatttattaatcgaatttttaatttttaaaattattttaaaatatttttaaaatttttaaaatttttaaaatttataaattaattattttataattttagtctctaaatattttaaagtttaatttctcaaaatttataaattgatctcttaattttataaaaatatttactaattaatttttttatatcgagagtatttcaaattttttaatatatttaattgttaaaattaatagagtaattaattagtaaaattttaaaaatattttaatgtattttttaaaattaagagactaactaatgaatttttttatattacaaggattaaatagtaattttactataaataaaaaataatatcggTTAGATCCTCAATTAACATCAAAATTAATTAGGTGGTCCCTAAagtcttaaaaattttaattaaaatattccctatttatttaaaatagtatTGCTtagtcttgttttttttttttttttttttttcactttctaTAAAATTCATTAGTCAAAGATCCGGTTAGAAGAGTGGGAAGAAATAAAAGAAGGGAAAAGAAGTACGGGCAAGAGGGAATGGTTTCTAGAAATGCTCTCAAATATGCTCTCTTCATACTTTACTGAATAATTACTCCTTAAATAAGCCACCTCTCTTTCTTTCCCTCTTCTCTTGTGTCTGCTTCTGCGTTTGTCATTCTCCATTTCTGTTTGTTTGCATGTGTGTTCTCGATTTAGATGAAGATGGCTCAAACATTCCCCAGATAAGGCCAGCAATTGACGGTGGTGTTTGTAGTTAATTACCACCcatgagaaaaaaaattggCTGCAATATAGCTGTAGTTTTTGAAAATGTTTCCTATAAAGAATTTACTAAACCGTTGGACTTTTGCTCTATTCATTTCAAAAGATATTTTCCAAGGCTTAGGCCTTTTCTCATATGATTGAGCAGGTATTTCAGATATTTTCTCAAACTGCTGACAAATTAAAAATCCCAACTTAccaccagaaaaaaaaaataaaaaaaattactttcttCTCCTTTACTCGTAAAAATGGAAGGTAAAACTGACGGCAATATTGGCTTTACAAGCTCAAGGCATAAGCATGCATGAGCGAAGAATCAAGGAAACAGGAGGATTTCTTTAACGAAGTTGAATGGTAGAAAATAATCGATACGTGCaaatatattaagaaaataaataatacgtgaaaattattttataaaaaaatattaataaaaatacatgtATAAAAAAAGTAATGATGATAAggaaattcttaaaattaaaaataatattttatttttaaaatataaaatcattttcttatttctctcgaaggaaattattttattatttaaaatgacttgattttactattaattagaaatatttttttgaatgaCTAAATTTATTGAGTACCCAAATATCAAACAAAGACATAAAAATATTGTCctgaagtttaatttttttttcatttttcatgaTTGATGAagtgcattttttttttaatttcatttttcagATTTATGAAGTgcatctttttcttttctttttttttttttttgtataataCTGATTTTCCATGAAAACAGCATGTATAAAGCTtaattactatatatatataattggtgAATGATGTTCTTCAGCACATCACCTTCCCCGCTAGTTTTTTCAACTATAACTTAAGGTAGCTTTATTTTAAGCATTTATAATTCCCACCACACCAACATTCATCAATTTTCTGTTGGAAGTCTGTTGTGTGTCCAAGCAGCAAATCCACCTGCCACATCTGTGATGCCAGTGTAACCCTGCGGAAGAAGGTTAGAAGTTctgtttaattgaattattccAAAAATCTATAGATTTCTACTCTCATGGCTTCCTGAAGTTAAAGATGTTTGCTTTCTGTTTGGCTGAAACGAAATATTTCCTAATTAAAGTTTGAGAAATTGTTTGGCGAAAGGCCTAAACCTTTCTTTGAATTTGTTCTATTTTCAGGTGAAAGCAATGCAGTTCATTATGTGCCTTCAAAGCAACTTTTGAGAAACACTCGCTTGATGTTTGATATTCTACCAAACTATGATGTTTTTGCTTATCAAAATGACAAGGAAATCAATTCCAAGCGTCATGTCTCTATAGGATGATATGCTTACAGCAAATAGAAGATCGGTTGCAGCCATCATT
This is a stretch of genomic DNA from Manihot esculenta cultivar AM560-2 chromosome 2, M.esculenta_v8, whole genome shotgun sequence. It encodes these proteins:
- the LOC110609850 gene encoding serine/threonine-protein kinase STY17 isoform X2 — encoded protein: MRCLGDSRSSIMKRRIFLASMISFGSISIDYLRGILLLMHRYALDVNVERAEDVLTHKRLLQLAEDPANRPAFEVRLVQVYPVSNGMSTESIHSDCSMKEDAQSSYMAIRQSVHPPPTFGSSPNLEVLAFQANKYNVEDGDSAVNSASLLSRPMHEITFSTVDRPKLLSELTFLLAEIGLNIQEAHAFSTVDGFSLDVFVVDGWAREETEELKNALEKEILKFKEQSCSKQASISAASKQNETRIESIPDCVEIPSDGTDVWEIDTDHLKFENKVASGSYGDLYRGTYCSQEVAIKILKPERVSAEMLREFSQEVYIMRKIRHKNVVQFIGACTRPPNLCIVTEFMARGSIYDFLHKQKGVFKLSSLIKVATDVSRGMNYLHQNNIIHRDLKTANLLMDENEVVKVADFGVARVQTQSGVMTAETGTYRWMAPEVIEHKPYDYKADVFSFAIVLWELLTGELPYSYLTPLQAAVGVVQKGLRPTIPKNAHPKLAELLERCWRQDPSQRPNFSEIIDILKQIAKEVTNDKEERRRDKSSAGFFSALIRGHH
- the LOC110609850 gene encoding serine/threonine-protein kinase STY17 isoform X1 translates to MAIEEDLESCGSRPVESYSQANPRHHMQKLEVYNEVLRRLQEFNYEEANLPGFDDQLWLHFNRLPARYALDVNVERAEDVLTHKRLLQLAEDPANRPAFEVRLVQVYPVSNGMSTESIHSDCSMKEDAQSSYMAIRQSVHPPPTFGSSPNLEVLAFQANKYNVEDGDSAVNSASLLSRPMHEITFSTVDRPKLLSELTFLLAEIGLNIQEAHAFSTVDGFSLDVFVVDGWAREETEELKNALEKEILKFKEQSCSKQASISAASKQNETRIESIPDCVEIPSDGTDVWEIDTDHLKFENKVASGSYGDLYRGTYCSQEVAIKILKPERVSAEMLREFSQEVYIMRKIRHKNVVQFIGACTRPPNLCIVTEFMARGSIYDFLHKQKGVFKLSSLIKVATDVSRGMNYLHQNNIIHRDLKTANLLMDENEVVKVADFGVARVQTQSGVMTAETGTYRWMAPEVIEHKPYDYKADVFSFAIVLWELLTGELPYSYLTPLQAAVGVVQKGLRPTIPKNAHPKLAELLERCWRQDPSQRPNFSEIIDILKQIAKEVTNDKEERRRDKSSAGFFSALIRGHH
- the LOC110609851 gene encoding protein IQ-DOMAIN 20; translated protein: MARIRTSRKWFDMVRRKFFRSSSHTNSIVLDSNACSSPHDGTKTDETASYVELISEISLISNKQLTQEDLAAMKIQAIFRGHLARRAFRALRSLVKVQALVRGAYVRKQTRIALHCMQALVRLQVRIRARQLQLLGKCD
- the LOC110609850 gene encoding serine/threonine-protein kinase STY17 isoform X3, whose translation is MVYPVSNGMSTESIHSDCSMKEDAQSSYMAIRQSVHPPPTFGSSPNLEVLAFQANKYNVEDGDSAVNSASLLSRPMHEITFSTVDRPKLLSELTFLLAEIGLNIQEAHAFSTVDGFSLDVFVVDGWAREETEELKNALEKEILKFKEQSCSKQASISAASKQNETRIESIPDCVEIPSDGTDVWEIDTDHLKFENKVASGSYGDLYRGTYCSQEVAIKILKPERVSAEMLREFSQEVYIMRKIRHKNVVQFIGACTRPPNLCIVTEFMARGSIYDFLHKQKGVFKLSSLIKVATDVSRGMNYLHQNNIIHRDLKTANLLMDENEVVKVADFGVARVQTQSGVMTAETGTYRWMAPEVIEHKPYDYKADVFSFAIVLWELLTGELPYSYLTPLQAAVGVVQKGLRPTIPKNAHPKLAELLERCWRQDPSQRPNFSEIIDILKQIAKEVTNDKEERRRDKSSAGFFSALIRGHH
- the LOC110609850 gene encoding serine/threonine-protein kinase STY17 isoform X4, yielding MSTESIHSDCSMKEDAQSSYMAIRQSVHPPPTFGSSPNLEVLAFQANKYNVEDGDSAVNSASLLSRPMHEITFSTVDRPKLLSELTFLLAEIGLNIQEAHAFSTVDGFSLDVFVVDGWAREETEELKNALEKEILKFKEQSCSKQASISAASKQNETRIESIPDCVEIPSDGTDVWEIDTDHLKFENKVASGSYGDLYRGTYCSQEVAIKILKPERVSAEMLREFSQEVYIMRKIRHKNVVQFIGACTRPPNLCIVTEFMARGSIYDFLHKQKGVFKLSSLIKVATDVSRGMNYLHQNNIIHRDLKTANLLMDENEVVKVADFGVARVQTQSGVMTAETGTYRWMAPEVIEHKPYDYKADVFSFAIVLWELLTGELPYSYLTPLQAAVGVVQKGLRPTIPKNAHPKLAELLERCWRQDPSQRPNFSEIIDILKQIAKEVTNDKEERRRDKSSAGFFSALIRGHH